Proteins from a genomic interval of bacterium:
- a CDS encoding type II toxin-antitoxin system VapC family toxin translates to MIVLDTNVVSELMRRLPDSAVEAWVANRAATTLFLSAVSEAELLYGVAIMPAGQRRDALESEVEAMLRDDFSGRVLPFDRDAARAYAEIAASCRAAGRPVSQSDGQIAAIARSRGMAVATRNVRHYEGMAVDLVDPWAAS, encoded by the coding sequence GTGATTGTTCTCGACACCAATGTTGTCTCTGAATTGATGCGCCGGCTGCCGGATTCGGCTGTTGAAGCATGGGTGGCTAACCGTGCCGCGACCACCTTGTTTCTCTCCGCAGTGAGCGAGGCAGAGTTGCTCTACGGCGTCGCCATCATGCCAGCGGGCCAGCGTCGAGACGCTCTGGAGTCAGAGGTTGAGGCGATGCTGCGTGACGACTTTTCTGGTCGTGTGCTGCCTTTCGACCGTGACGCGGCGCGCGCCTATGCGGAAATTGCTGCTTCCTGCCGGGCCGCAGGACGACCTGTGTCCCAGTCCGACGGTCAAATCGCAGCTATCGCCCGTTCTCGCGGCATGGCGGTGGCAACACGCAATGTCCGGCACTATGAAGGCATGGCTGTCGACCTCGTCGACCCTTGGGCAGCAAGCTGA
- a CDS encoding helix-turn-helix domain-containing protein, protein MPADEASATGVPVFTPSDLGHAIRFARQDKNMTQTAFAAEMGVSRKWVSEAENGKSSIEVGLAIDALRQAGYMLVMVKRAEPEFDFEAHLRSLTEF, encoded by the coding sequence ATGCCAGCCGACGAGGCATCCGCAACCGGTGTGCCGGTGTTCACGCCGTCTGATTTGGGGCACGCCATCAGATTCGCCCGCCAGGACAAGAACATGACCCAGACTGCGTTCGCCGCCGAAATGGGCGTGTCACGCAAATGGGTGTCAGAGGCGGAGAACGGCAAGTCGAGCATCGAGGTCGGGCTGGCCATCGACGCCCTCCGGCAGGCGGGATACATGCTCGTGATGGTCAAGCGAGCCGAGCCGGAGTTCGACTTCGAAGCGCACCTGCGGTCTTTGACGGAGTTCTAG
- a CDS encoding FAD-dependent oxidoreductase, whose protein sequence is MGIIRITFLPACAPPGKSILDLLIGLDRAKELIPQDHEEVKRQMLGAARQNAPPGSALPGDEEGLFYRVYRWEEALCMGKPGMLAKMAEIPGQLAGRIDNLFLAGDYMGIPSVNGALSSGHRAATQAADLLASRAS, encoded by the coding sequence TTGGGAATCATCCGGATCACCTTTCTGCCCGCATGCGCGCCTCCGGGCAAGAGCATCCTCGACCTGCTCATCGGCCTCGACCGGGCCAAAGAGCTCATCCCCCAAGACCACGAAGAGGTAAAGCGCCAAATGCTGGGCGCCGCTCGCCAAAACGCCCCGCCCGGCTCCGCTCTTCCCGGCGACGAAGAGGGCCTGTTCTACCGCGTCTACCGCTGGGAAGAGGCCCTGTGCATGGGAAAGCCCGGAATGCTCGCCAAGATGGCCGAGATCCCGGGCCAGCTTGCCGGACGCATCGACAACCTGTTCTTAGCCGGCGACTACATGGGCATCCCCTCAGTCAACGGCGCTCTCTCCAGCGGCCATCGCGCCGCCACCCAGGCCGCAGACCTATTGGCGTCTCGCGCCAGCTAG
- a CDS encoding DMT family transporter, translating to MDVAQSSDRRRLGWLLAGVGMLSVSTDSLWVRLSEADAVDVSFWVACCSVPLYTSLSHRVDGCWPLEAFRRHPWQQLVIGALTGGSQLCFVIAVTQTRVANVVAIVAAVPLMAAVCAWIWLRERISRATAIAIAITMAGIGAIVSSSVGEPTLTGDLLGVLAILGFAVSLTMWRRYPDMSRLVGLSIGGVMTVVALVYWAAPLSLDLRAYLSIAAMGLLFNPFGRLALSNAPRFAPVADVALFAPIETVAGTIWAAAFFNELPRPVAAVGAVIVLIGVFYGTIATTRPGAQAVPS from the coding sequence ATGGATGTCGCCCAGTCCAGTGATCGAAGGCGGCTGGGCTGGTTGCTCGCCGGGGTGGGAATGCTCTCGGTTTCCACCGATTCGCTGTGGGTCCGGCTATCGGAGGCAGACGCCGTCGATGTCTCCTTCTGGGTGGCGTGCTGCTCGGTGCCCCTCTACACCTCACTGAGCCACCGGGTGGACGGCTGCTGGCCGCTGGAGGCGTTCCGCCGCCATCCTTGGCAGCAGCTGGTGATCGGGGCTCTCACCGGGGGAAGCCAGCTGTGCTTCGTCATTGCCGTGACCCAGACCCGAGTGGCCAACGTGGTGGCCATTGTGGCCGCGGTACCGCTGATGGCCGCGGTGTGTGCCTGGATATGGCTGAGGGAGCGCATCAGCCGAGCAACGGCCATCGCCATCGCCATCACCATGGCGGGCATCGGAGCGATTGTGTCCAGCTCGGTGGGGGAGCCCACCCTCACCGGCGATCTCTTGGGCGTCTTGGCCATCCTGGGCTTTGCGGTGAGCCTGACGATGTGGCGCCGGTATCCCGACATGAGCCGCCTGGTGGGGCTGTCCATCGGCGGGGTGATGACCGTGGTGGCCCTGGTGTACTGGGCAGCGCCGCTGTCACTCGACTTGCGGGCCTACCTGTCGATCGCCGCCATGGGCCTGTTGTTCAACCCTTTCGGTCGTCTGGCCCTGTCCAACGCCCCTCGCTTCGCCCCAGTAGCCGACGTGGCCCTGTTTGCCCCCATCGAGACCGTGGCCGGAACCATCTGGGCTGCCGCATTCTTCAACGAGCTGCCCCGCCCAGTCGCCGCCGTCGGCGCCGTCATCGTGCTAATCGGCGTCTTCTACGGCACCATCGCCACCACCCGGCCCGGAGCTCAAGCTGTTCCGAGCTAA
- a CDS encoding PQQ-binding-like beta-propeller repeat protein: MDCGWWVSRQLVTVLLAAALVLGACSSAEDSGESTPPAPAPEESVEPTPTPATPETTAEAQPTAEHTAETALSGSPPEVIEHADDWPLPNRDAAATRAVFNSPIESSTVDRFEVAWTAEVPGGSTWGNLATTPLILGDRVYVAGLDGGVHAIDRRTGENLWTAGRRGGLYGPSGVAVGWGKVFAIKIGDRERGQMIAAYSAETGEEIWATEIAAGGSELNVQPFVYDGMVFASTSGFPAGARGTIYALDHATGEVVWTFATVEDETLWGNPDVNSGGGAWYPPALDTDTGTLFYGVGNPYPFPGAPSWPAGSSRPGDNRWTSGTVALDVNTGELRWGFQAFPHDIFDRDHVLVALAKAEDHGLDHDVLVSAGKGGVAFGHDPATGEVLWRTSVGLHRNDNLEAFNSPVEVLPGAQGGMVTPVAIAEGVFYAAVVNAPSYYESDQVSSGGEGTQLFTRPSNVVAIDIATGTIVWDVEIISKYPEVPSADVLGGMTVVNDLLFTSAFFGELLALDRHTGKVVWRHQAEGATNGWPAVADDMIIYPIGLVEEPGVPHLLALRLKQ; this comes from the coding sequence ATGGACTGCGGCTGGTGGGTGTCACGGCAACTGGTGACTGTTCTTCTGGCCGCTGCGTTGGTTCTTGGGGCTTGCTCCTCGGCAGAAGATTCAGGAGAATCAACGCCACCCGCACCAGCACCCGAAGAGTCTGTTGAGCCCACGCCCACACCGGCCACGCCCGAGACCACCGCCGAGGCCCAGCCGACTGCTGAGCACACCGCTGAGACCGCCCTATCCGGCAGCCCGCCCGAGGTCATCGAGCATGCCGACGACTGGCCGCTGCCCAACAGAGATGCGGCCGCCACTCGAGCCGTGTTCAACAGCCCGATCGAATCCTCCACCGTCGACCGCTTCGAGGTGGCCTGGACTGCGGAGGTCCCCGGCGGAAGCACCTGGGGCAATCTGGCTACCACGCCGCTGATCCTGGGCGACCGGGTCTATGTTGCCGGTCTCGACGGCGGGGTCCACGCCATCGACCGCCGCACCGGAGAGAACCTGTGGACCGCCGGGCGCCGAGGCGGCCTGTACGGCCCATCGGGAGTGGCAGTGGGTTGGGGAAAGGTCTTCGCCATCAAGATCGGCGACCGAGAACGAGGTCAGATGATTGCGGCCTATAGCGCCGAGACCGGCGAGGAGATCTGGGCCACCGAGATCGCGGCGGGAGGCAGCGAGCTCAACGTGCAGCCCTTCGTGTACGACGGGATGGTGTTTGCCTCCACCAGCGGGTTCCCCGCCGGGGCTCGGGGCACCATCTACGCCTTGGACCATGCCACCGGCGAGGTGGTGTGGACGTTTGCCACCGTGGAAGACGAGACCCTCTGGGGCAACCCCGACGTCAACAGCGGGGGCGGGGCGTGGTATCCCCCGGCTCTGGACACCGACACTGGCACGTTGTTCTACGGCGTGGGCAACCCCTATCCGTTCCCCGGCGCTCCTAGCTGGCCCGCGGGGTCGAGCCGCCCGGGCGACAACCGCTGGACCAGCGGCACCGTGGCGTTAGACGTGAACACCGGGGAGCTGCGCTGGGGCTTCCAGGCCTTCCCCCACGACATCTTCGACCGGGATCACGTGCTGGTGGCCCTGGCCAAAGCAGAGGACCACGGCCTCGACCACGACGTGCTGGTGTCGGCGGGCAAGGGCGGGGTGGCGTTCGGGCACGATCCGGCCACCGGCGAGGTGCTGTGGCGTACCTCAGTGGGCCTGCACCGCAACGACAACCTCGAGGCCTTCAATTCCCCCGTCGAGGTTTTGCCGGGTGCCCAGGGGGGGATGGTCACTCCAGTCGCTATTGCCGAAGGGGTGTTCTACGCCGCGGTGGTGAACGCCCCCTCCTACTACGAGTCCGACCAGGTGAGCAGCGGCGGCGAGGGCACCCAGCTGTTCACCCGCCCCAGCAATGTGGTGGCCATCGACATCGCCACCGGCACCATCGTCTGGGACGTGGAGATCATCTCCAAGTACCCGGAGGTGCCCTCTGCCGACGTGCTTGGCGGCATGACCGTGGTGAACGATCTGCTGTTCACTTCCGCCTTCTTCGGCGAGCTGCTCGCCCTCGACCGCCACACCGGCAAGGTGGTGTGGCGCCATCAAGCCGAGGGCGCCACCAACGGGTGGCCCGCGGTGGCCGACGACATGATCATCTATCCCATCGGCCTGGTCGAAGAACCTGGAGTCCCCCACCTACTGGCCCTGCGGTTGAAGCAATAG
- a CDS encoding cation:proton antiporter — MHTGGDLFVIELGAVVLVLAIVARLARRIGLPALPMYLLVGLALGEGSLVELPASEEFIEVGAEIGVILMLLMLGLEFSAHELIDNVRRSTLAGTVDLALNFPPGFVAGLLLGFDPIVAVLLGGVTYISSSGIVAKLVADLDRIGNHETSVILSVLVIEDLAMVLYLPIVSGVLFGGSALSTTVTVIVSLLVVVGVLGAAYLFGDRLSAIALSQSSEALLLTLLGGTLLFAGIAGRLNLSTAVGAFVVGVALSGDIVSHARGLLLPLRNLFAAVFFVFFGLQVDLDLVPDVAVAAVVIAAVTVATKFATGWVAAGRVAIGRPGRARAGAALIAHGEFSIVIAELGISRESDLGALAATYVIILTLVGAVLYQYSDSITLHTPSESYRARWQRKSRLAERLRKRRWSPTR, encoded by the coding sequence ATGCACACGGGCGGCGATCTGTTTGTGATCGAGCTCGGGGCGGTGGTGTTGGTCTTGGCCATCGTCGCCCGCCTGGCTCGAAGGATCGGCCTGCCTGCGCTTCCGATGTACCTACTGGTGGGGCTGGCCCTGGGCGAGGGCAGTCTCGTCGAGTTGCCGGCGTCGGAGGAGTTCATCGAGGTGGGCGCCGAGATCGGCGTCATCTTGATGCTGCTCATGCTGGGGCTCGAGTTCTCCGCCCACGAGCTGATCGACAACGTTCGGCGGTCGACGCTGGCCGGGACCGTCGACCTGGCCCTCAACTTCCCGCCCGGCTTCGTCGCGGGGCTGCTGCTCGGCTTCGACCCCATCGTTGCCGTCCTGCTCGGCGGCGTGACCTACATCTCCTCGTCGGGCATCGTGGCGAAGCTCGTCGCCGACCTCGACCGCATCGGCAACCACGAGACCTCGGTGATCCTGAGCGTGCTCGTCATCGAAGACCTGGCCATGGTGCTGTATCTGCCCATCGTGTCCGGGGTGCTCTTTGGCGGCTCGGCGCTGAGCACCACCGTCACCGTCATAGTCTCTTTGCTCGTGGTGGTTGGCGTGCTCGGTGCCGCCTACCTGTTCGGCGACCGGCTGAGCGCCATTGCGTTGAGCCAATCCAGCGAAGCGCTGTTGTTGACGCTGCTCGGCGGCACTCTGCTCTTCGCCGGCATCGCCGGGCGCCTCAACCTGTCAACGGCGGTGGGGGCCTTCGTGGTGGGCGTGGCACTGTCGGGCGACATCGTTTCGCATGCCCGCGGGCTGCTGTTGCCACTGCGGAACCTCTTTGCCGCCGTCTTCTTCGTGTTCTTCGGCCTGCAAGTCGATCTTGACCTTGTCCCCGATGTCGCCGTGGCCGCTGTCGTCATCGCCGCCGTGACCGTCGCCACCAAGTTCGCCACTGGCTGGGTCGCCGCGGGAAGAGTCGCCATTGGCAGGCCCGGTCGGGCCCGGGCCGGCGCCGCCCTCATCGCCCACGGAGAGTTCTCTATCGTCATCGCCGAGCTCGGCATTTCCCGCGAGAGCGACCTCGGCGCGCTCGCCGCCACATACGTCATCATCCTCACCCTTGTCGGCGCGGTTCTCTACCAGTACTCCGACTCCATAACCCTCCACACTCCGAGCGAGTCCTACCGGGCCCGGTGGCAGCGAAAATCCCGCCTCGCCGAACGGCTCCGCAAGCGCCGCTGGTCCCCAACTCGCTAG
- a CDS encoding potassium transporter TrkA, with protein sequence MGKATETDLPGVGVRFDLETSAGRCVGVVVHQTGRRDLVVYDEQDVDRACESVVLTEDEGHTLGELLGGNPVLEHLDDVVHRLEDLVISWVTVDPKSSLAGLTLAEAELRARTGAGVVALVTDSGSIPIPGGADRLEAGGTAVVVGVPAAVKAATKLLNESG encoded by the coding sequence GTGGGAAAGGCAACCGAAACTGATTTGCCCGGTGTGGGGGTTCGCTTCGACCTGGAAACGAGCGCGGGCCGTTGCGTCGGTGTGGTCGTCCACCAGACCGGTCGGCGCGATCTGGTGGTCTACGACGAACAGGACGTTGACCGCGCCTGCGAGAGCGTGGTGTTGACCGAGGACGAGGGCCACACCCTCGGCGAGCTGTTGGGGGGCAACCCGGTTCTGGAGCATCTAGACGACGTCGTGCACCGCCTCGAGGATCTCGTGATCTCGTGGGTAACGGTCGACCCGAAGTCGTCCCTCGCCGGGCTCACCCTGGCTGAGGCCGAGCTGAGGGCGCGAACCGGGGCGGGCGTGGTCGCGCTGGTCACCGATTCGGGCTCCATTCCCATCCCAGGCGGAGCTGACCGCCTCGAAGCCGGTGGCACGGCAGTGGTCGTTGGCGTTCCCGCCGCGGTGAAGGCGGCCACCAAGCTGCTGAACGAATCGGGCTAG
- a CDS encoding HipA domain-containing protein, with the protein MELSVLIGGKVAGSLDLTDRHPSFEYAPAYIQAGGPPLSIRFPLSRLRAEGTELRWWLEGLLPDDTDTIRSLKREHGLQGGDYLRILGTPMGADCAGAVQFCPPEKVDHLLSEAGETEPTTEDEIAAWLERIRVDPGNRAFRVGRADSGFSLAGAQPKVAVRRTPDGGWVVPDGPIPTTHIIKLARQDTFAHEAVTEHLVMETVRRMGVAAARTKPARFGGTEVLVVERFDRTGDGTARIHQEDFCQALGYRPDRKYEGDGGPAPEEIARVLRQADPSNADANLRRFRDSLLCQWLVASIDGHAKNHSVMLLGQGTAHLAPVYDLNSWLPYRQTTPTHLLRMAMRIGSDFTIESADSPEAMTLTAERLGLNPKETAERAAELADKLPWALGETAKSLPQEMGKLPIVGLLHDDLSVRASDCKEIAETAAQ; encoded by the coding sequence GTGGAGCTTTCCGTGCTCATCGGCGGGAAGGTCGCCGGTTCCCTAGACCTCACCGACCGTCATCCGTCGTTCGAGTATGCGCCCGCCTACATTCAGGCAGGGGGTCCGCCCCTGTCGATCCGGTTTCCCCTGTCGAGGCTGCGGGCCGAGGGAACGGAGCTTCGCTGGTGGCTTGAAGGGCTCTTGCCCGACGACACCGACACGATTCGCAGCCTCAAAAGGGAGCACGGCCTCCAGGGCGGGGACTACTTGCGGATTCTGGGCACCCCGATGGGAGCGGACTGCGCTGGAGCAGTTCAGTTCTGTCCGCCCGAGAAGGTCGATCACCTGCTCTCGGAAGCCGGCGAAACAGAGCCGACCACCGAGGATGAGATTGCAGCGTGGCTGGAGCGGATACGCGTCGATCCCGGCAATCGGGCCTTTCGCGTCGGAAGGGCCGACTCCGGATTCAGCTTGGCCGGAGCGCAACCGAAGGTGGCGGTGCGCCGCACGCCTGACGGCGGCTGGGTTGTGCCAGATGGGCCGATACCCACCACCCACATCATCAAATTGGCAAGACAGGACACGTTCGCCCACGAGGCCGTGACCGAGCATCTGGTCATGGAGACGGTTCGGCGCATGGGGGTGGCAGCAGCCCGCACCAAGCCCGCCCGATTCGGCGGGACAGAGGTGCTGGTGGTCGAGAGGTTCGACCGTACCGGCGATGGCACGGCCCGCATCCACCAGGAGGATTTCTGCCAGGCGCTCGGATACAGGCCAGACAGGAAATACGAGGGTGATGGAGGCCCTGCTCCCGAGGAGATCGCCCGCGTGCTGCGGCAGGCTGACCCCAGCAACGCCGATGCGAACCTGAGGAGGTTCAGGGACTCGCTGCTTTGCCAATGGCTTGTGGCCAGTATCGACGGCCATGCAAAGAACCACTCTGTGATGCTTCTTGGGCAGGGAACAGCCCATCTGGCCCCCGTCTACGATCTCAACAGCTGGCTTCCGTACCGGCAAACCACCCCAACACATCTGCTCCGCATGGCGATGAGAATCGGAAGCGATTTCACAATCGAAAGTGCCGACTCTCCCGAGGCCATGACACTCACCGCCGAACGGCTCGGACTCAACCCGAAAGAGACCGCTGAGCGGGCCGCTGAACTCGCCGACAAACTCCCCTGGGCACTAGGCGAGACCGCCAAGTCGCTGCCTCAGGAAATGGGTAAACTGCCTATAGTCGGACTCCTCCACGACGACCTGTCGGTCCGCGCTTCCGATTGCAAAGAGATAGCAGAGACAGCCGCCCAATAG
- a CDS encoding plasmid stabilization protein, which yields MASITIRNLDDEVKIRLRIRAASHGRSMEEEARLILRDAVEQDAGPADLAAAIRERFAHLGGVELELPSREAMPEPPRFD from the coding sequence ATGGCGAGTATCACCATTCGCAATCTTGACGACGAAGTCAAGATCAGGCTTCGCATACGGGCTGCCAGTCACGGTCGGTCGATGGAAGAGGAGGCCCGGCTCATTTTGCGCGATGCCGTTGAGCAGGACGCGGGTCCTGCCGATCTAGCTGCTGCTATTCGCGAACGCTTCGCCCATCTCGGTGGGGTGGAGTTGGAATTGCCCTCAAGAGAGGCCATGCCAGAGCCGCCTCGATTCGATTGA